TACGAATTAATGTGCGCTAGGTGTAACTAACATAATTGTCATTTTGCTGAGTTTTTTTGATAGATAGCTTATAATTAAGGTATCTCATTAATTAAGAGGAGACAAAAATGAAAAATTTGGGTAGACGTATTTATCAAGCAATCCAGCGCCATTTAACACTATTAAAGGGCCTTTTTATCCTATCAGTCTTAGTATTTGTTATCTTTGAAGTCGGTCGTATTTTTCGCGACCTCAATGGGGAACAATTACGGGCTAGTCTAACCACGCAAAGTCCGTTAACGTTATTAGCAATGCTCGTGATTGGCTTTTTCGCGATATTACCAATGCTCAATTACGATTTTGTCATTACGGAATTGTTGCCAGAAGATTATTCGTTTTGGTATCAGGTCAAATCGGGATGGATCGTTAATACATTTACGAATATCGCTGGTTTTGGTGGCTTTTTAGGGGCTAGCTTACGAGCTAACTTCTATGGTAAAAAAGCTTCGCAAAAAGAAATTCTAATTGCGATTTCAAAGATTGCGCTCTTTCTATTAGCCGGTCTTTCAATTTGGTGTTTAATTAGTATCGTCTTAATCTTTGGTTTTGGCATTGGTCAAATTTATGCTAACTATTGGTTATGGTTAGTCGGTGGGGCTTGTTATTTCCCAGTATTACTCGGGAGTACTCGTCTGAAGAACGCAGCATTCTTTAGTGATTTATCCGTTAAACGGATCTTGCGCTTAACAGCGGGTTCATTCTTCGAATGGGGCTTTGCTGGCGGCTTCTTCTTACTGATTGGTTATTTCTTAGAAATCAAAGGGGACTTGTTACAAGTCCTACCATTATTCATGATTGCCAACATCATTGGGGTTATTTCAATGGTGCCTGGTGGTTTAGGGACGTTTGATTTATTTATGATCTTTGGGTTGAGTGCGATTGGTGTGGGCAATGCGGATGCTGTTGTTTGGTTATCATTCTACCGGGTGTTCTACTACATCATGCCTTTCTTGGTAGGGGTCGGCTTATTTACGCACGACGCGGGTAGTCGCTTAAACCACTACCTCCAAGGCTTACCACGGCAGATTATGCAAAAAATCGCGCACCACTTTATCGTCTTTTTCCTCTATATTTCGGGGATTATTTTATTATTAGTAGCGACGGTGCCCAACTTTGCGATTACTAATACCGTGATTGGTCAACTTTATCCTTACACATTTTTCTTCCTAGATCGGGTAACGAACATTATCGTGGCCTTTGTCATGTTAGGACTAGCGCGTGGGGTTGCTAACCGGGTGAAACGGGTCTATTGGCCACTGATGATTTTATTGGTGATTGCGATTGCCAATACCTTATGGCGTGACTTCTCGATTAAGTTAGCCGTTTTCTTGTTCTTGGTCTTATTGGCCAGTCTCTTATTGAAACGGGAACTTTATCGTGAAAAAATTGAATTCTCGTGGAATGATCGGATTGTCGATGGTGCCATTTTTGTGGGTGTCTTCTTGCTGTACAGTTTTGTCGGGATTGCAAATTCACCACACTTGCATCACCGCAAACCAGTGCCAACGGCGTTATTATTCCCGTCAGAACGAATTTGGTTCGTCGGTTTTGTTGGTCTGTTAGTGGCAGCTGCAACATTGTTCATTGTTTTCCGATATTTAAGTCGGGGCGGACACGTAATTGCGACCCCGTTTGATGAAGCGCGAATTAGCAAGGTAATTGCTGAATATGGTGGCAACGAGGTCAGTCATCTAGCCTATCTAAAAGACAAATCAGTTTATTTTTATCAAGAAGATGGTGAAGATCAGGTCTTCTTATTATTCCGGAAAAAAGCGGATCGGTTGATTGTGATGGGCGAACCAGTTGGAAATCCCGATAAGTTCATCGATGCGATTGAAGCATTGATGCGCGAAGCCGATTTGATTGATTGTCACTTGGCGTTCTATGAAATCTCGGCTGAATTAACAATGCAGTTACATGAAATCGGGTTTGATTTCATCAAGTTTGGTGAAGAAGGTTACGTGAAGCTGGCTGACTTTACGTTAGTTGGTAAGAAACGTCGTGCTGAGCGGGCCTTGATGAATAAATTTGAACGTGAAGGCTATCAATTTGAATTATTGACGCCACCATTTTCAGCGGAATTAATGGCTGAATTGAAGGCTGTTTCGGATGATTGGCTTGACGGTCGCGTTGAAAAAGGGTTTTCACTCGGGTTCTTTGATCCTAACTACCTACAACAAGCAGCGATTGCTGTGATTTACGATTCAGAACATCGCATCGTGGCGTTTGCCAGTGATATGCCAACGGGGACGAAAGAAGTTTCAAGTATTGACCTCATGCGCCACAGAAAAGACGCGCCATCTGGTATAATGGATGAAGTTTTCATTAGTCTTTTTGAACACAACAAAGCAGAAGGTTATGAGTACTTCAATTTAGGGATGGCGCCTCTCGCCAACGTGGGGACGTCGGAATTCAGTTTTATTGAAGAAAAAATCGCGCATTTGATTTATGAATATGGCTATCACTTCTACGGCTTCCAAGGCTTGCGGACGTATAAGAAGAAATATACGACGAAGTGGCTTCCTAAATACATTGCTTATCAAAAGCGGACCTCAATTATCTTTACGATGCTCCAAATTCTATTAGTGGTGAACCAAAAAGTGACAGAGACGCCACAACGAAAAGGACTCGCAGGTCATTTTATGCGGTTTGTTCAAATCGGCAACTTAACTAACAATCAAGACAAATGAGGTTCTTAAATGACAGATTATTATTATTCAAAAAATCCGGAAGTTGAACATGCTGAAAAAAATTGGATGTTTGAACTACGGGGCTTTAATTTCAAGTTCACAACTGACAATGGTGTATTCTCTAAAAATACTGTGGATTATGGTTCACGGGCATTGTTAGATGCCGTTGATTTAAGCGAAACACCAGTAGGCCCCATTTTAGACATGGGTTGCGGTTACGGGCCAATCGGAATGACACTTGCTAAACTAGCACCTGAGCGCCAAATCGACATGGTCGATGTTAACGAACGCGCGCTTGGCTTGGCACAAAAAAATTGTGATTTGAATCAGATCCAAAACGTTGCAATTTTCGAATCCGCTGAATATCAAAATGTGACGGCCCAATACGCGGCAATTTTAACAAATCCCCCAATCCGGGCTGGCAAAGCAGTGGTTCAAAATATTTTAAAGGGTGCCTACGAACATTTGTTACCAGATGGTGAATTAGATGTTGTGATTCAAAAGAAACAAGGTGCGCCTTCAGCCAAGCAATTGATGGCAGATACTTTTGGCAATGTGCAGATTATTCATAAGGACAAAGGCTACTATATTTTACAAAGCATTAAGTTAAAATAATATTGAGCCGATAAGACGTCAAATAGGCTGGGATATGCTAGAATAGGGCTATAGTGTAAGGAGGTTGATACAATGAAAATGAGATATAAGATTCTAATTGGTGTTGGTGTCACAGCGGGGGTCAGCGCAACAGCTGTCATCGTTGGTTCTAAGGCAGTTATTGAGAAAGTTGAACGCTACCGTAAACGTTCGGCAGTCAAAAACTTTATCAAGGATAAACTACACGGTAATCAAAAGGCATTGGAATTGGTTGATCAGCTTTCCGATGCAGACGTGAATAATTTGTTGGGGGCAGCTGATAAGCTCAACCAACTTAAGGATAAGCTTGGCGAACAAACCGATAATATTCCAGAAATGATGGAAGATTTACGGCAAACGTTGACGGCTTATGCGACAAAGGTTAAAGAACGGTTATAAAAAACGACTAAGAGTGTTTCTAGGACAAAGATCTCTTTTGTTTTAGGGACACTCTTTTGATTGGTGAAGGGGTTAGTGAATTGGGATATACACAAACTGAGATTGATCAGTGGATGCAAGTTGCGATTGATGAAGCAAATCAAGCACGGATTATCGGTGAAGTTCCAATTGGGGCGGTCATTGTGAAGGATGGTCAAATTATCGGTCGGGGCCATAATATTCGTGAACATGCGCAAGATGCGACATTACACGCGGAAATTATCGCGATTCAAGAAGCCTGTATGGTCGAAAAAAGTTGGCGCCTAGAAGACACAGCGATTTTTGTAACGCTAGAACCGTGTCCAATGTGTGCCGGGGCGATTATCAACAGTCGGATCCCAAACGTTTATTTTGGCGCCAGTGATCCAAAAGCCGGCGTGACTGGCACCTTGATGAACCTTTTGACAGATAAACGGTTTAATCATCAAGCGACGGTGGTAGCCGGTGTGCGTGAAGGCGAATGTGCCGCCTTATTACAGACTTTTTTCAAAAAAATTCGGGAAAATCGGCGGAAAAAGAAGAAAAAAACTGGTAATTTTAAACCTAATCAGGTAGAATAAGAGTTGCCGTAAGGCCTTGAGACAATGATGAGCCTACGAATCGTGTCAGGTTCGGAAGAAAGCAGCACTAAGTTTGTTTTATCATGTGTCTTAAGTTTTTTAGAAATTAACCAGGATTAGGTCAATATGACTTAATCCTTTTTTAGTGCCTAGTGTGTTTCAGGCGCTCATATTGGGTAGGCTTAGCTGAGGCGCGGGAATAAGCGAGGCGGTCGATTGTTTGCGCGGCGCCGCTAACCGCAACAATATGCCTGAAAAAGCACGTTGATTTAGAGGATGCGGAGAGACTGAAGCTAAAATTATTTTTGGAACAGTCTCTTTTTTAGTGCCCCTAGGGTCTAAAAAATACTGTAAAATATGCTAAAATGAAACAAGTAGTTTTTTTTAACAATAGGACGATTAGGTGAAAGGCGGAGGTCATTAAATGAGCTATCAAGCTTTATATCGGGTTTGGCGGCCACAACGGTTCGATGATGTCGTTGGGCAAGAAACAATGACCCAAACATTAAAAAACGCCATCATCACAAAACAGACGAGTCATGCCTATTTATTTACGGGTCCGCGGGGGACTGGGAAAACGTCCGCTGCGAAGATTTTTGCCAAGGCGATTAACTGTCATTATCAAAAAGATGGTGAACCTTGTAATAAATGTGAAACGTGTCGGGCAATTACTGCCGGGGCGTTAAATGATGTGATTGAAATTGATGCGGCTTCAAATAACGGGGTTGAAGAAATTCGGGATATCCGGGATAAAGCGAAGTATGCCCCCACCCAAGCCGATTATAAAATTTATATTATTGATGAAGTCCACATGTTATCCACTGGTGCGTTTAATGCGCTGTTGAAAACATTGGAAGAACCACCAACAAACGTGGTCTTTATTTTAGCAACGACCGAAGTTCACAAGGTGCCAGCAACGATTATTTCGCGGACCCAACGCTTTAACTTCAAGCGGATTACGGCTGCTGATTTATTCAAACGGATGGCCTACATCTTAGAGCAAAAAGAAATGACCTATGATCCAGCTGCGTTAAAAGTGATTGCTAAAGCTGCTGAAGGTGGGATGCGGGATGCACTGAGTATCTTAGATCAGGTCTTATCCTTTAGTGATAATCACGTCACTTTAGAAAATGCGTTGGACGTGACGGGGAGTTTGACGGAAGCTTTATTAGCCGATTATGTGCAAACAATTCACGATCACGCGCCTAAAGAAGCGTTGCAATTATTGCAACAGATATTAGCTGAGGGTAAAGATGCCCAACGCTTTGTTGAAGATTTAATCGAATATGTGCGTGATTTATTGATGTACCAACAAGCACCTGAATTGGTAATGGCTAATGAAATGGATTTATTGGATGAACACTTTAAACAACTTAGTGGGGCTTTAAGTGCTGAACAATTGTATACGGTGATTGATATTTTAAATGAAACGCAACAACAATTACGCTTCACTAATCATCCAGAAATTTATTTAGAAGTCGCAACGGTCCGGTTGACACAACAACCAGTGGCACCTACGGCCGTCAGTGCCAACACCTCAGCCCCAGCTGATAATGAGCAAGTGACCCAATTAAGTCAACAAGTTGCTCAATTACAAGCGGCTTTACAAAAGTTGGCAACAGCTGGACCCAGTGCGCCGGTTCAACCAGCAAAACCTAAACCGGCTAAGAAGATTAGTAAGAAGGTTAACCGCAAGTTGATTTATCCCGTACTGGCAGATGCGACGCGGACTAACTTAGAAAACTTAAAAGAAGTTTGGCCGGACTTATTAAATATGTTAGATGTTACTAAACGGGCGATTATGCGGGTCTCTGAACCGGTAGCGGCGAGTCAAAGTGGTGTCGTCGTCGCTTTTAACTACGAAATTTTATTCGAACGGGCTAATAACGATCAGGATTTATTAACGGTCCTAGAAAATGGCTTAAACCGTTTAACGGGCAATCCGTTTAAAGTGGTTTTAGTTCCACAAGATAATTGGCCAGAGATCCGGAAAGAATATTTGCAAAATCATGCGGTTTCAGGTCATAATAATGAGGACCAACCAACGACGACTACTGAAAAAGCACCGGCGCCTGAAGTTAACGAAGTTGTGCAGCAGGCCCAAGCGTTATTCGGGGATGCAGTCGTTGTTCAAAAAGATTAATTTAAAAATTGAGAGGATGTTTTAAAATGCGCGGAATGGGTAATATGCAAGGTATGATGAAACAAATGCAAAAAATGCAAAAAGAAATGGGTCAAACACAAGACGAATTAAACAGCACCGAATTCGTCGGTAAAGCTGCTAACGACACAGTTGTTGTGACCATGACTGGTGACAAGAAGATGAAAGATATCGCCATCAAACCAGAAGCTGTTGATCCAGATGACGTTGATATGCTTCAAGATTTAATCATCATGGCAGTTAACGAAGCAATGGTTGATATCGATAAGCAAACACAAGCTAAAATGGGCAAGTTCACAAAGGGCCTCCCATTCTAAGGTAACCGAATAAGGAAGTGCACATATGCAATATCCAGAACCAATTGCGAAGTTGATCGAAAGTTATATGAAATTACCAGGAATTGGTAACAAAACGGCAACACGGTTAGCTTTTTATACGATTGATATGAACGAAGATGACGTGACTAACTTTGCCAAGAATTTAATTTCAGCACGTCGAGACCTCCATTATTGTAGTGTCTGCGGTAATATCACTGATGAAGATCCTTGTGAGATTTGTCGGGATACGGCGCGTAGTCAGGAAATGATTTTGGTGGTCGAACAACCTAAAGATGTGATGTCGATGGAACGGATGAACGATTATCACGGCCTCTATCACGTCTTGCACGGGGTATTGTCACCCATTGAAGGCAAAGGGCCAGACGATATTAATATTGCTAATTTAATTAAACGACTCCAAAAAACACCGGCTAAAGAAGTCATCATTGCTACCAATGCGACGCCAGAAGGAGAAGCCACGGCGATGTATATTTCACGGCTGATTAAGCCGGCTGGGATTAAAGTTACCCGCTTAGCCCATGGCTTAGCGGTCGGAAGTGATATTGAATATGCAGATGAGATGACTTTATTAAAAGCTGTCGAGGGTCGTCAAGAAATCTAGAAATGGTGGGGTTATAATGTTCGGTAGACGAAAACCAACGCTAAGAGAAGCTGGCGATGAAGCGTTACTTGATTTGATTTATCAAGTGAAAGATAAGTGGCGCTCAGCACAAAAAACGCAAGCCAATGTTAGAGGACTCGATCAAACGTTGGAGATGGAAAGTAAAATCCAACAAGCAAAGTTCGAATTTTTATACCGACAAGCACGTCAACGCAAGGTGGCCAGTGATGCCGTTTCGCGCGAAGTAGCCAGCCGTAATGCTTTAAGATAACCAAAAAAAGATTGGGACCGCGATAAAAGTGATTTTATCAAGGCCCAATCTTTTTATTAGCGAACTTTTAACCCCTTCCCTTTACCTTGTTTGCTCAATCAAGTAAAATAAGAGTAACTCTATTGATGAAGAAGGTTGTTGTGTGGTAGGCAAATTAATTACGTTTGAAGGGCCAGATGGTGCCGGCAAGACCAGTGCACTCGAAGCAGTCGTGGCACGCTTGCAAAAAGAAGTGTCTCAAGAAATTGTGGTAACACGTGAACCGGGTGGCAATCCCATTTCTGAACAGATTCGCCAGATTATCTTGGATGTGAAGAATACAGCAATGGATGATCGAACAGAAGCATTATTATACGCAGCAGCTAGAAGACAACATATTGTTGAAAAGATTCAACCAGCGCTGGCAGCTGATAAGCTCGTCATTTGTGATCGATTTGTGGATAGTTCAATTGCTTATCAAGGTGCCGGTCGCGGGATCGGCGAAGATGCCGTGGCGCAAATGAATTTATTTGCCACCGACGGCCTCACACCGGATTTAACGTTATACTTAGATGTGCCTTCTGAAGTTGGGTTAGCCCGAATCAAGCAGCACCGTCAGAATCAATATGACCGTTTGGATCAGGAAAAATTAGCGTTCCATCAAAAAGTACGTCAATCTTATTTGAAATTAGCACAAGCGCACCCAGATCGGATTAAAACAATCGATGCCTCACAACCTCTTGAAGCGGTTGTGACACAATGTTTACAAGTTATCGCACAAGCCAATCCGCATTTATTTGAAGTATAAGGGGAGAGATTAAGATGAAATTATTATTAGCAATCGTCCAAGACAAAGACAGTAACTTATTAAGTAGTGAATTAATTGATGCCAACATTCGAGCAACGAAGTTATCAACAACGGGGGGCTTTTTGAAATCTGGCAATACAACGTTTATCGTGGGGATTGAAGACGAACGTGTCCCAGAAGCCTTGAAGATTATTGAAGAAACGTGCCAAGCACGCGAACAATTCATGACACCTCCGATCAATATGGATGCGACAATGGACAGTTCAATGTCATACCCTATTGAAGTACAAGTCGGTGGGGCAACCGTCTTTGTGATGCCAATCGAACAATTCCACCGCTTTTAAACAATGGCCACTTTAACAATTGAACAAATGCAACCCAAGCTTGTCCAGCAGTTTGCCCAGATTGTTGCGCGTGGGCAGTTAGCACATGGC
This DNA window, taken from Latilactobacillus sakei, encodes the following:
- a CDS encoding TIGR00374 family protein, with the protein product MKNLGRRIYQAIQRHLTLLKGLFILSVLVFVIFEVGRIFRDLNGEQLRASLTTQSPLTLLAMLVIGFFAILPMLNYDFVITELLPEDYSFWYQVKSGWIVNTFTNIAGFGGFLGASLRANFYGKKASQKEILIAISKIALFLLAGLSIWCLISIVLIFGFGIGQIYANYWLWLVGGACYFPVLLGSTRLKNAAFFSDLSVKRILRLTAGSFFEWGFAGGFFLLIGYFLEIKGDLLQVLPLFMIANIIGVISMVPGGLGTFDLFMIFGLSAIGVGNADAVVWLSFYRVFYYIMPFLVGVGLFTHDAGSRLNHYLQGLPRQIMQKIAHHFIVFFLYISGIILLLVATVPNFAITNTVIGQLYPYTFFFLDRVTNIIVAFVMLGLARGVANRVKRVYWPLMILLVIAIANTLWRDFSIKLAVFLFLVLLASLLLKRELYREKIEFSWNDRIVDGAIFVGVFLLYSFVGIANSPHLHHRKPVPTALLFPSERIWFVGFVGLLVAAATLFIVFRYLSRGGHVIATPFDEARISKVIAEYGGNEVSHLAYLKDKSVYFYQEDGEDQVFLLFRKKADRLIVMGEPVGNPDKFIDAIEALMREADLIDCHLAFYEISAELTMQLHEIGFDFIKFGEEGYVKLADFTLVGKKRRAERALMNKFEREGYQFELLTPPFSAELMAELKAVSDDWLDGRVEKGFSLGFFDPNYLQQAAIAVIYDSEHRIVAFASDMPTGTKEVSSIDLMRHRKDAPSGIMDEVFISLFEHNKAEGYEYFNLGMAPLANVGTSEFSFIEEKIAHLIYEYGYHFYGFQGLRTYKKKYTTKWLPKYIAYQKRTSIIFTMLQILLVVNQKVTETPQRKGLAGHFMRFVQIGNLTNNQDK
- a CDS encoding 16S rRNA methyltransferase, which translates into the protein MTDYYYSKNPEVEHAEKNWMFELRGFNFKFTTDNGVFSKNTVDYGSRALLDAVDLSETPVGPILDMGCGYGPIGMTLAKLAPERQIDMVDVNERALGLAQKNCDLNQIQNVAIFESAEYQNVTAQYAAILTNPPIRAGKAVVQNILKGAYEHLLPDGELDVVIQKKQGAPSAKQLMADTFGNVQIIHKDKGYYILQSIKLK
- a CDS encoding tRNA-specific adenosine deaminase, which translates into the protein MGYTQTEIDQWMQVAIDEANQARIIGEVPIGAVIVKDGQIIGRGHNIREHAQDATLHAEIIAIQEACMVEKSWRLEDTAIFVTLEPCPMCAGAIINSRIPNVYFGASDPKAGVTGTLMNLLTDKRFNHQATVVAGVREGECAALLQTFFKKIRENRRKKKKKTGNFKPNQVE
- a CDS encoding DNA polymerase III subunit gamma/tau — its product is MSYQALYRVWRPQRFDDVVGQETMTQTLKNAIITKQTSHAYLFTGPRGTGKTSAAKIFAKAINCHYQKDGEPCNKCETCRAITAGALNDVIEIDAASNNGVEEIRDIRDKAKYAPTQADYKIYIIDEVHMLSTGAFNALLKTLEEPPTNVVFILATTEVHKVPATIISRTQRFNFKRITAADLFKRMAYILEQKEMTYDPAALKVIAKAAEGGMRDALSILDQVLSFSDNHVTLENALDVTGSLTEALLADYVQTIHDHAPKEALQLLQQILAEGKDAQRFVEDLIEYVRDLLMYQQAPELVMANEMDLLDEHFKQLSGALSAEQLYTVIDILNETQQQLRFTNHPEIYLEVATVRLTQQPVAPTAVSANTSAPADNEQVTQLSQQVAQLQAALQKLATAGPSAPVQPAKPKPAKKISKKVNRKLIYPVLADATRTNLENLKEVWPDLLNMLDVTKRAIMRVSEPVAASQSGVVVAFNYEILFERANNDQDLLTVLENGLNRLTGNPFKVVLVPQDNWPEIRKEYLQNHAVSGHNNEDQPTTTTEKAPAPEVNEVVQQAQALFGDAVVVQKD
- a CDS encoding YbaB/EbfC family nucleoid-associated protein is translated as MRGMGNMQGMMKQMQKMQKEMGQTQDELNSTEFVGKAANDTVVVTMTGDKKMKDIAIKPEAVDPDDVDMLQDLIIMAVNEAMVDIDKQTQAKMGKFTKGLPF
- a CDS encoding recombination protein RecR, producing MQYPEPIAKLIESYMKLPGIGNKTATRLAFYTIDMNEDDVTNFAKNLISARRDLHYCSVCGNITDEDPCEICRDTARSQEMILVVEQPKDVMSMERMNDYHGLYHVLHGVLSPIEGKGPDDINIANLIKRLQKTPAKEVIIATNATPEGEATAMYISRLIKPAGIKVTRLAHGLAVGSDIEYADEMTLLKAVEGRQEI
- a CDS encoding DUF2508 domain-containing protein, giving the protein MFGRRKPTLREAGDEALLDLIYQVKDKWRSAQKTQANVRGLDQTLEMESKIQQAKFEFLYRQARQRKVASDAVSREVASRNALR
- a CDS encoding dTMP kinase, with amino-acid sequence MVGKLITFEGPDGAGKTSALEAVVARLQKEVSQEIVVTREPGGNPISEQIRQIILDVKNTAMDDRTEALLYAAARRQHIVEKIQPALAADKLVICDRFVDSSIAYQGAGRGIGEDAVAQMNLFATDGLTPDLTLYLDVPSEVGLARIKQHRQNQYDRLDQEKLAFHQKVRQSYLKLAQAHPDRIKTIDASQPLEAVVTQCLQVIAQANPHLFEV